DNA sequence from the Cronobacter turicensis z3032 genome:
GAGTGACATATCAATTCCTCTCGTATGCCATCACCCACGCTCACGGCGACAGTATGCAGCGGAGATTTGAGGGCTGCAATGCAAGCCTGGCGAGTGGTGAGGTAGGGGGATTTGGGTTTTGATGGGTCTTTGCGGGTGGCCTGTAGTCGTCCTGACTTTATCCAGTTTGTGGCCGTGGGTCTGGATATGCCGAGCATGGCGCAGGCCTCATCAAGCGTGAGGCTGTATTGTTCCATTCGATTATCTCCAGGCGTAAAAAAGCCGCCATCAGGCGGCCTGTTCATCTTCACGGTTGGTTAGGTCATAAAACTGACCGTACGTTAGCTTCTGGAAGCTCTCGGGGATTACCACATCACCGTGACGCTCACTTTTGTCGTTTGGGATAGCGAAAACCAGGGCATCATCACGGCCCGGACACCTACCGCCATACGTGGTCAGCATGGCAAAACCGTATCCACGTCTTGCTTGGCCACCGATGCCTGTGCGCATGACACCATAATGATCAATGATGTACGACTCCCATAGCGGCAAAGCCTTGAGTTGCTTGTTGGCCTCATCCTTTACCGCTTCCAGCGTTTTTTGATACTCACGGCCTTCTTTGCTGTTTCCTTTGCCTCGCGCGATAACAACTCGCTTACCTTCCCAAAAATCCTCGCTTTTGATGGTCACGGGCGCAGGGAATGCAAAACCTTTTTCCCACACGAAAGCCTGTATCAGCCCGCCCTTATCTCCCCAGCTGCTGCTATTTGTCCATGCGATAGCTCCAACCTTATCAATAGCCGCCTGCATGATTTCGTTTCGCTCTTTTCCTATTTGGTCGTATCCATCAATAAGCGCCTTCACTTCCGGCCCTTCAACGATGTAGTAGTCGTAATGTTTGCTCTGGTCAGACATAAATTTCTCCAATAAAAAACCCGCCGAAGCGGGTCA
Encoded proteins:
- a CDS encoding Eac protein is translated as MSDQSKHYDYYIVEGPEVKALIDGYDQIGKERNEIMQAAIDKVGAIAWTNSSSWGDKGGLIQAFVWEKGFAFPAPVTIKSEDFWEGKRVVIARGKGNSKEGREYQKTLEAVKDEANKQLKALPLWESYIIDHYGVMRTGIGGQARRGYGFAMLTTYGGRCPGRDDALVFAIPNDKSERHGDVVIPESFQKLTYGQFYDLTNREDEQAA